In the Candidatus Acetothermia bacterium genome, AGCGGAGCACCTGAACCTGGTGGAGGAGGCGGTGGCGTCGATGGCCCGCGGGGTCTGCGCCTACCTGGATGGCCGGCCATGGGAGGAGGTGGAAGAACTGGCGGTGGAGACCCACCGCCGGGAGGCCCGGGCCGATGACGTGCGGCGGGAGACGGAGCTCGTCCTGGTGCGCGGAGCGCTCCTCGCCGGCACGCGCAAGAACCTCCTGGACATCGTGGAAGGGGTGGACCGACTGGCCAACGCCGCGGAGGCAGCGATGGACTTCCTCGTGCTGCAGCGGGTCAAGCTCCCCGAGCTCCTCCATCCCCTGATCCGGGAGATCGTGGACACCATCCAGGACCAGATGGTGGACCTCAAGGCGGCGGTGGCCGGTCTCCTCGACGGCGCTCCGGACACGATGAAGCGCGCCGCGGAAGTGGACCGCAAGGAGAGCCGGGTGGACGAGTTCCAGCGCCGGGCGATCATGCGCCTGTTCGCCACCGAACTTCCCCTGGCGGAGAAGATCCTGGCCCGGGAGTTCGTGGAGAGGCTTGTGGAGTTCGCGGACCGGGCCGAGGACGTGTCGGATCTGGTGATCATGGCCGTCGCTGTGCAGCAACCGTAAAGGAGGAAGATGCACACCTCAGCGTTGAGGAAGGGCATGGCCGTGCGGGGAGCGGGGGTTCTCCTCCTCGCCGTGGCGCTGTGGGCCACGGGCCAACCCTGGCCCGCCCTGGGCCCATGGGTGGCGGCCGTGGGGCCGACCGAGGCCGTGGTGTCCTGGCAGGCTGCCGAGCCGGGGATGGGGACGGTTTGGTATGCCGAAGCCTCGGCGTACCCCGCGGGCGCGCTGAGCGTGGCCGTGGAGGCCCCGACAGCACTCCAGCACGTGCGATTGAGCGGCCTCGCCCCCGGGGTTCGGTACGTGTACCGAGTGGTGCTGCCAAGCGGTGCGGAGAGCCCGGTGGCGTCGTTCACCACCCCGCCGGAGCGGTTCCAGCCGTTCACATTCCTCGTGTACGGCGACAGCCGCACCCACTACGACCGACACCAGCTCGTGGCCGAGCGCATGGCCGCGGAAGAGGCGGCGTTCGTGGTCCACGTGGGTGATCTCGTCGAGTCGC is a window encoding:
- a CDS encoding DUF47 family protein, with amino-acid sequence MWFRRGRAVEVRGLIAEHLNLVEEAVASMARGVCAYLDGRPWEEVEELAVETHRREARADDVRRETELVLVRGALLAGTRKNLLDIVEGVDRLANAAEAAMDFLVLQRVKLPELLHPLIREIVDTIQDQMVDLKAAVAGLLDGAPDTMKRAAEVDRKESRVDEFQRRAIMRLFATELPLAEKILAREFVERLVEFADRAEDVSDLVIMAVAVQQP